From Vidua macroura isolate BioBank_ID:100142 chromosome 8, ASM2450914v1, whole genome shotgun sequence, one genomic window encodes:
- the DUSP5 gene encoding dual specificity protein phosphatase 5 yields MKVTSLDCRQLRKLLRKEPSRCLVLDCRPYLSYSASCLRGSLNVNLNSVVMRRARGGAVPLHFVVPDAAARARLLPGAEGAAGAARLAAVVVLDQDTGHWQKLKKDSTAQIVLNALLSSLPEAGARVCFLKGGYETFNSQYPECCVNGKLISPERTEAERNLASHCEKPSANHKPAYDQGGPVEILPFLYLGSAYHASKCEFLANLHITALLNVSRKSSESFKDQYCYKWIPVEDSHTADISSHFQEAIDFIDYVRRTGGKILVHCEAGISRSPTICMAYLMKTKKLRLEEAFDYIKQRRSLISPNFGFMGQLLQYESEILSSTPSPPVTSCKREAASFFAEELTLGKNFEGSCFAFPTSVLSSVPIHSPVHQLKLSPMTASSSC; encoded by the exons ATGAAAGTCACGTCCCTCGACTGCCGCCAGCTGCGGAAGCTGCTGCGGAAGGAGCCCTCCCGCTGCCTGGTGCTGGACTGCCGGCCCTACCTGTCCTACTCGGCCTCCTGCCTCCGCGGCTCGCTCAACGTCAACCTCAACTCGGTGGTGATGCGGCGGgcccgcggcggggccgtgccGCTCCACTTCGTGGTGCCCGACGCGGCGGCCCGAGCCCGGCTGCTGCCGGGCGccgagggggcggcgggggctgccCGCCTGGCGGCCGTGGTGGTGCTGGACCAGGACACGGGCCACTGGCAGAAGCTGAAGAAGGACAGCACAGCCCAGATCGTCCTCAAcgccctgctctccagcctgccgGAGGCCGGGGCCAGGGTCTGCTTCCTGAAAG GGGGATATGAAACCTTTAACTCTCAATATCCTGAGTGCTGCGTGAATGGAAAACTCATTTCCCCGGAGAGgacagaagcagagagaaacCTTGCCAGCCACTGTGAGAAGCCGAGTGCCAACCACAAACCTGCCTATGACCAG GGCGGTCCAGTTGAAATCCTGCCTTTTCTCTACCTTGGTAGTGCCTATCACGCTTCCAAGTGCGAGTTTCTTGCTAACCTGCACATCACAGCCCTGCTAAATGTGTCCAGGAAAAGCTCAGAGTCCTTCAAAGACCAGTATTGCTACAAGTGGATCCCAGTGGAGGACAGCCACACAGCAGACATCAGCTCTCACTTCCAGGAAGCCATAGATTTCATTG ATTACGTCAGGCGAACAGGCGGCAAGATCCTGGTGCACTGCGAGGCGGGGATCTCGCGCTCCCCCACCATCTGCATGGCCTATCTCATGAAGACAAAGAAGCTGCGCCTGGAGGAAGCCTTTGATTACATCAAGCAGCGCCGGAGCCTGATCTCACCAAACTTCGGTTTCATGGGCCAGTTGCTGCAATATGAGTCAGAGATCTTGTcttccacccccagcccccctgtCACCTCGTGCAAGAGAGAAGCTGCATCTTTCTTTGCAGAGGAACTGACTTTAGGCAAAAACTTTGAGGGCTCATGCTTCGCCTTTCCTACCTCAGTGTTGAGTTCTGTGCCCATCCACTCTCCTGTCCACCAGCTGAAGCTCAGCCCGATGACGGCATCTTCGTCCTGCTGA